From Eremothecium sinecaudum strain ATCC 58844 chromosome III, complete sequence:
TAACTATCAGTTTTAAGGATGCAATCTCTTCGTTACACTCATGAACTTGCATCCGAAGTCTTACGTTTTCTTTGTACAGGTCATCGTAACTAGGACGAGCAGTATCCGCTTCTGCGATCTTCTCTATTGTCTCAATGGATTTGTCGCGTTCTGCAATAAATTTATCATAGTTAACTAGCAGCTGCAAAGTCGAAGTATTGGATATAGAACGACTTGCTGCTTCAGACTCCACTTCCATCTTTAAAGcttttttatttttatttttatttttattttactCGCAGCGATTGGAAGTCTATCCTTACCAACAATATCACCTAACAATCCCAAACTGAAAAAGAATACCCGCCCTTAGACCTAATAAAAATCACCACaatcaatatcttcaataACTACAGCTTGATTGTTTTTCAAAAAGATTTTCCGATCTTCCAAAATTCCACACTTTAGCGCAATAAGGGATTCCCCTGGAAAGTGCTTTTGTTGAAAAAAGACTTGCTTTTGAAAGGTATAATTTCCTTAAAATTTGGGAATTGACGAATAAAACTGCAATTAAGTACCACTTTATACTATAAGAAAgcttttcaaaatatttGAAGGGACTTTAATTCACAATTTAAGTATTGGTGTTTTCCTTTCGTCTAAGGCGTGATTGGTATGAAGAATATAACCAAAAAACCGTATGACCTTTTCGTGTTGCGCTAGACATAATCATGTCATTATTAACGAACAGTCATATTGGTCATTTAATACCAGTCGGCTATATAAAATTATTGCTCTAAATGTTGAATATGAATATTCCAGCAAAGGCGATGCTATTTGTCGAGGAGGTTGATGAGTTCTTGTTTTTCACGACGCTCTATCTCCATTTTTTTCTGTAATTGTGCAACTTCGTCTGCAAGTGCAGAATTCTCTAGCTGAAGCTTATCCATTGACTCTTGGTATTTTGTTTCGTAGCTTTTCTTTAGCATTTTGACTTTCTGCTCGTGCTTCGAGGAATATTGTATGTAAAGGTCTTCCGCAAGCATTTGGAGACGCTGGTTTGTATCTTTGTCTTTTTCAGCGAGTTGAGCTTCGAGAGCGGTGATGCGTTCTTGGAGCTGGGTATTAGATTGCTGTGGAGAAGATGGATTGCTTTGAGGGGCCGCGGGCTGTTTCGAGGAAGAGAGTTTCTCTTTGAGACTGTCGTTTTCAGCGCTGAGAGATTCGATCATACCTTGGAACTTCGCCATGTTTTCGTGGAGCTGTTCAAGCTCAGCGAGATGCTCTGCCTCCATATTACCGTTTTTGAACAGCACACTTTCGTATTCAGCGTGCTGGAGCTTCAAttcttcttcctttttAGCAAGCTTTGCCTGAATATCCGCTACGAGCTGCTCATTGTTGTTAATAGTTTCTTGGAGGTATTTTTCGGATTCACGCAGTTCCTGAAGCATGCCTGTTAGTTCACTTATTTCTCCCTGCTTGCTGACAACCTCGTTATTTGATTCTTCTAATTGCGCCTCTAGTTCGTTTACGTGCGATTGCAAGTCGGAGTTTTGAACTTGTAGGTTTTCTAGGTCATTTGCATACTTTTCGCTGTTGGCATTGGTTGATGCCAATTCCTCTGTTAGCTTAGCAATTTGGCTGCCTAGTTCTTTAGTCTCAACCTCGTAATCTTTTAGCAGTTTGCTGTATTCCCTCTCCAATATGCTGTTTTCTTTGTTTAGTTCTTCAATCTTGGTTTGCAACTCTGAGGAAGACTTGTCTCTCGCATCTTTCGACTGAGCGATAGTCTTGTTCAACTCTTCTACCTGTTGCGCTTTTTCTGCAAGGCTTGCTTCCAATTCTTGAGCCCTAGCTTGCTCTTCCTTGACTTTATCCTCATAGTTTACCATTTGCTCTTCTGCAGTAGCAAGCTTTTCGTTCAGCTCATCAATCTCTATTTTCATGCCATCGAGCTCAGCTTCTGAGTGCTTCAACCTGTCCTGATAGGTCTCAATTATCTCCGCGTTGCTTGAGACTTGCTGTTCCAACTCCTCATTTTTAGCCGCCTGCGCCTCGTACTTCTCCTTCAATATCTGCGAGTTCTGCATTGCCATTGTCAACTCATTCTTCAGCTCCAATCCGCGAGCCCGAAGTCTCTCAGCCTTTGCTTCTAGAGCCTCTTTCAAATTCGTCGCTTCATCAAACTTCTGTACTAGCTCTTCATAACTGCTTCCAATCTGCTTCAATTCCCTCAGCTTTTCTCCTTGCATACAGTATGAAACCTCCAGGGACTCCTTGGACTTAGTAAGTTCCCAGAGTTGATCCTGTACCTCGCGAACATCCTTAGTTAGTTGCTGTATCTTTTCGTTTTTCCTTTCAAGGATCTTGCCAAGGCGAACCCAATCGTCCCCAGTAACCTCTAAAGTACCTTGAATATCCCCATCCTTGTTGGTAGCAGACTCTCCTTCGCAGACTTCGACATCCTGCATCTTATGAAGCTCCTCACTAAGGTTCTTAGGCACACTTTCAGCCATCGCCTTGATCGGAGTCATCTTTTCAAAACCTCCCACCTCAGTATCTTCAAACGCTGTAGTATCCGCCTTTTTTATATCATCCTGAATATCTAGCATGTCTTGTTGATCCACATGATCCTGATCATGTGCTGCATTATTATGAGACCTTCTTATGGGACTAGTTAACTGAAAGTTCTCTGCACCATCCAGCATTTCAATCGGTTCCGGAGAAGATACCATACCAATACCATCAGGCCGCGTTAGAATTGGTATACTGTCCATTTTTATACGTTTCATAGGAGGTTGATCATTATCACTAACCTCATTTTCATTACCTGCAGCAGAACGGGCGGGAGAGTGTGTTAATTTTAGTTTCGTGTCATTAATCCGAATATTGGTATTGGTTGGTATTTCACCAAGCATCGTAGTTCTTGGAGATGAGTGCGTCCTAGACATAGCCATCCTCCTTACACGATTTTAAAAAGAGATTGCCTTATACTTCCAGAGTTTATGTAAGAGTGTGTATTATTTAACATACCGACGGCGcgtaatttttttatttagGACATCTTTAAAATCAACGATTTAACAAAGGATTGAAGAGTTTTCAACGGGTTTTGGAGCCTCACAGGAGAATGGAAGCTTTTTTCATTTAAAAAGGATTATAAAAGGACCAGAGAACAATATAATGGAAGGACAGATTTTTTCCAGGTGAATACCTGGCAAATTGGTCTGATAAGCTGGCTGATTGGTAGTGAAGTGGCTTCAAAAGTATGGGGTGTACGGATGCATAAACTCCTGACTGCCGAAATTTGTTTGAATTAAGAACTTTTGCTTGAGAACTACGGTCAAGTGAAAAAATACCGTGAGTAAAACCGTCTGCAACGAGTGGGATTGATCGAGGAAGTCAGAAAAGCACTTTTATACCACGAATGTCAAATATTGAAGCAGCTAAGGTGTACGAGGAGGTTGTGGAAGATGTAATTAATGAGGTCAGACAGGACTTTGAAAATGCAGGGATAGATGAACAGACTTTACAGGATTTGAGGAGAATATGGCAATTAAAGCTTAGCGAATCACGTGTAGCTAGGTTTACTTGGGACCCTGAGACGATTGACCAAGCGCATCGTGGCGATAGGGTAAAGGCGCCTGTCGGTAGTTTAACTCAAGCACATGTGTCGACAGACAACAGCAATGGAGCAAATAGTAGCAATCTGCAGATCCCCGGAATGATGATAAAAGAAGACTCTAATGATTTAAGTACCATGGAGCAGGCTGCATCTGTGAATAACGGTTCGCAAGGCCAGGGAGACAGAGATGACACCAAGGAGCTGAAGCAGACAATGGAATTAACCTTAGATGACCCAGAAGGTGACATAGCAGAGCAACTGAAGCAGCAGGCCAAGCAAGCCAAGAAATCAGCACTTCTGGAGACAGACGAGATTAACAGCGATCTGGATGATTCGGATGATGAGTACGTGAATTTTGGAGAAGAAGGCGATGGTAAAGACGTGAATATCATGTTGTGCTTATATGAAAAAGTGCTTAGGGTTAAAAATAAATGGAAGTGCAATCTGAAAGATGGGATAGCGACCATCAATAACAAGGATTATGCATTCCAAAAGTCGCAAGGTGAGAGTGAGTGGTAAGTGCTCTTTgttattactattattCCTGACAAAATTAGACAGACACAGGCCCATGCTCTGCTGACACATGTAATTACTACATAGGTATATTTACATATATATAGGTTCAATTTGGATGGGGAATAACTACTAGGCTTTATCTAATTTTCTGAGGCAGCCTGTATCATATCTGCTTTCGCTAGCAACCAAAGCTTAGCGAAACCAATAACACCGGAACATAATGACAGCGCACTGTAGGTGCCAGGTGGTATCTGAATTTCAAAAACGTCTGTGCTGTTAGCCATTAAATCAAATGTGAGACGCCCTAGGTCCAAGTACACTATGCGACGCTTTTTGCGCAGCTGCGCTAATCTGGCGGCCACTATCTCGCTTTGCGAGGGACCAACACGTAAATCGCGCATTAGCTGCGTCGTCACAGTGGTACTGGTAGCCGACTTCGCACCTCTTTTATCCGAATGCAACTGCTGCGACAACGCCCATGACCGCTGGAGGACTTGTAGCTGTATCTGGAGATCTGAATACTCCGCATTCAGCTCCTGCAGTGAGAACCATGCGTTTTTCAAAGATAGTAAGATATCAAATTCCCATGAGAGCACACCATGGCGGTCGACAAACTTCTTAGTCGGCTCATGTGACCAAACGCCCATCTTGTGGAGTAATGACATCTCATCCGTTATCGCATAGTACAGAAACAGCACATCCGTTAGTGTCGCCTGGTTCATCCATAGGCGGTTCACCACTTCCAAGAAGTTCCCAGTATTTTTCGCTTCGGCCCAAGTCTTGCGAATCTTGCGATAAAAGTCCACTATCAGGAAAGGCGAATTACCACATCGCATAACCTGCCGAAAAGTTGAAAGAGTGTCACATACCCCCACACTTTTAGTTTCCAGTTCGCGTGCAGCCCTCGCCGCAAACACCCGCAGCAGAAGACCTGGCCTGCTCAGAATCAACCGGAGGTTCCACGATTCCAGCAGCTTGGATAACTGCGCAAGCGAATCACGCTCAACACTCACCACCCACCGACGTTTTCGCGACACATACTGTCTCAACAAGTCCAGCATACATTTCGCTATTTTTGCCATCTTATCCTTACCGCTTATAGATTCAAATACCCGCGAAAGCACGGCCATATTCCGCACGACATATGGCGGGACTACTGGCTCTTCAATCCATGGCTGCAGTACTACCTCTGAGGAATCTGCCTTACAGTCATCCCCACTGTTACTGTTATCACTAGCCTCCTCTAGATCTTCAAGAACTATTGTATTGTTCATAGCAGTAGAAATACCAACGTCCTGTGACATAAGAATCGGAAAATAGCACTCGCCTAGGGTCTTCACCATATTTTAACTATGATGACTTATAAATAAAATTAAAACgaacaaaaaaaattaaaagTACACGCACTTCAGTGCTCTAGTCTACCACTACCTAACCGTTTTTGTCGGTTATAACCATTCATAACAAAACGTTCTTTTATCTAAGGACTACATATTAGCATTATTTTGGACCTCTCGCGTAGCATAGCTTATTCCCGCTTATTAGTATACCGCTCCATACTTGCTTCCTCCTTCCAGTCATGGAAATCGTGATTAGAAGGATATGCGGCTGGAACAGAAGCCGGGTAATGTCCCCCGCCGACGAAAACCGGAACGAATTCGGCGTCCCCCACGAAGTTTGGATCGTAGTCTTCTAGAGCTTCTCGCTTATTACGTTTCCATACCTTATAGACAACAATTCCCAGACCGAGCGCGATGATAGCGAGCGGAACAAGTACCCCAATTAGAATGGCGGTGCCGCCAGTATCGGTCGGCATGTGACATTTTCCCCCAGGACAAGTAGGAGTCGATGTATGCGTCGGCGCTGTAGATGTGGACGACATTAAGCTTGGGTTATTATGTTCAGACCAGTAGAATAGGCGAAAGTGAAGTTGCAGAAGGAATCAAATACACTGATCGGACTGCTCCTAATAAAAAATACGCTCTCTATAAACAGACCTACACGTTACAGTTTGGTTTCATGATAACAGGGTGTCTGGGTGTTGAGATTGCGGACGTTGAATGGCGCTGCTATTTCGAGCCTCTCGGCCACGCGGCTGCTATTGTAAGAACAACGTTCGGTCCCAGTGTGCAAATAGATTTATTTAAGAACAGCATAACTTAACTAATACTATAGCAGCTCTTACCAAGAACAGCAATCATGTCGGCAGGAATTGAATATAGATACTTCAAAAAGAAACAGGCTACCGTTGTTTTGGCCCCCTTTAGTGGTGGACAAGGCAAATCTGGCGTTGAAGATGGTCCTAAGTACCTCATGCGCCAAGGCCTAAAAGAAGGTATTGAGACTGAGGGCTGGGAGGTAGAAATCTCTGAGCCCCTCGAGGGATGCGACTACGAGAAGCGCAAATTATCCGAGGCTGAAGTAATTGGCAAAGCGCGCAATCCTACAATTGTAGGAGAAGCCACCGAAAAAATCTATAAGGCTGTACATGAGGCAGCCGCCAAGGAAACTATGGTCGTGACTTTGGGTGGAGACCACTCAATAGCCATTGGTACAGTGTCAGGCGTGATGGAACAGTACCCCGACGTGGGTGTTATCTGGGTAGACGCCCACGCCGACATTAACACCGTGGACTGTACTGAATCCGGAAATCTACATGGCTGTCCTGTGTCCTTTCTTCTAAATATGAAACGTGATTGCTGGCCTAGTCCCTTTAATTGGGTCCCTGGCAAACTACGTCCCGAAAAAATTGCTTATATCGGTCTACGTGACGTAGACACCGAGGAAAAAGCCATTCTACGCAATCTAGGAATAACTGCCTTTTCCATGTACCATGTAGACAGGTACGGAATTAATAAAGTTATAGAGATGGCACTAGAGGCCGTCAACCCTGGCGGAAAGGGCCCTGTAATGGTCAGTTATGATGTTGATGCCATCGATCCGATGTACGTCCCTGCCACTGGAACTCCAGTCAGGGGAGGATTGACTCTACGTGAAGGTCTATTCATAGTTGAGCGTATTGCCGAAACAGGAAATTTGGTTGCGCTCGACATTGTGGAGTGTAACCCGGATCTAGCGGCTCACGAACTACATGTAGTAGACACAGTTCAAACGGGGTGCTCAATTGCTCGCTGTGCACTAGGCGAAACATTGCTATAAACGTGTGCCCCTTGGAACGATCAAAAGatattaataataaaatcacccaattttgtttttaatttttttatacTTTCAATTCGTCCGAGTATATATAGCAAAAAACGTTAGTTATCCCGCATGTCCGACTAGCCTGTGGTCTTTGCGTTTGCGTCGTCCGTGATCATGGGCAAAACGCTCCTTTGATTTACAATCTTTAGTGTCACTAATGAGTCCCGTAGTCCGTCGCATTGGATAGAAGATTAAGAATTTAAGGGTGGCAGAGGAAGGCAAGGGACTAGTAAAACGAAAAACATATAATCAAGCTTCGACGACCTTATAAATAGGTTTCGGCTATTAGAACTACTACTGGTAATAAGTGTATAAAACAGAAAATATCTCTTGATTTGGATTCATTTAATCACACTAAGTTATTCCGGCAGCTCCCagaataataataaaaaaaattcatttttttttttaaaatgcATAGTATAGTGGTGTCAAACATTCCCCTAGCAGTTTCTAATGTTACTGTGATGAAATTCCTCCAATTACAC
This genomic window contains:
- the SLK19 gene encoding Slk19p (Syntenic homolog of Ashbya gossypii AGR229W; Syntenic homolog of Saccharomyces cerevisiae YOR195W (SLK19)), which codes for MAMSRTHSSPRTTMLGEIPTNTNIRINDTKLKLTHSPARSAAGNENEVSDNDQPPMKRIKMDSIPILTRPDGIGMVSSPEPIEMLDGAENFQLTSPIRRSHNNAAHDQDHVDQQDMLDIQDDIKKADTTAFEDTEVGGFEKMTPIKAMAESVPKNLSEELHKMQDVEVCEGESATNKDGDIQGTLEVTGDDWVRLGKILERKNEKIQQLTKDVREVQDQLWELTKSKESLEVSYCMQGEKLRELKQIGSSYEELVQKFDEATNLKEALEAKAERLRARGLELKNELTMAMQNSQILKEKYEAQAAKNEELEQQVSSNAEIIETYQDRLKHSEAELDGMKIEIDELNEKLATAEEQMVNYEDKVKEEQARAQELEASLAEKAQQVEELNKTIAQSKDARDKSSSELQTKIEELNKENSILEREYSKLLKDYEVETKELGSQIAKLTEELASTNANSEKYANDLENLQVQNSDLQSHVNELEAQLEESNNEVVSKQGEISELTGMLQELRESEKYLQETINNNEQLVADIQAKLAKKEEELKLQHAEYESVLFKNGNMEAEHLAELEQLHENMAKFQGMIESLSAENDSLKEKLSSSKQPAAPQSNPSSPQQSNTQLQERITALEAQLAEKDKDTNQRLQMLAEDLYIQYSSKHEQKVKMLKKSYETKYQESMDKLQLENSALADEVAQLQKKMEIERREKQELINLLDK
- the TOA1 gene encoding transcription initiation factor IIA large subunit (Syntenic homolog of Ashbya gossypii AGR228C; Syntenic homolog of Saccharomyces cerevisiae YOR194C (TOA1)), producing the protein MSNIEAAKVYEEVVEDVINEVRQDFENAGIDEQTLQDLRRIWQLKLSESRVARFTWDPETIDQAHRGDRVKAPVGSLTQAHVSTDNSNGANSSNLQIPGMMIKEDSNDLSTMEQAASVNNGSQGQGDRDDTKELKQTMELTLDDPEGDIAEQLKQQAKQAKKSALLETDEINSDLDDSDDEYVNFGEEGDGKDVNIMLCLYEKVLRVKNKWKCNLKDGIATINNKDYAFQKSQGESEW
- the PEX25 gene encoding Pex25p (Syntenic homolog of Ashbya gossypii AGR226W; Syntenic homolog of Saccharomyces cerevisiae YPL112C (PEX25)), which codes for MVKTLGECYFPILMSQDVGISTAMNNTIVLEDLEEASDNSNSGDDCKADSSEVVLQPWIEEPVVPPYVVRNMAVLSRVFESISGKDKMAKIAKCMLDLLRQYVSRKRRWVVSVERDSLAQLSKLLESWNLRLILSRPGLLLRVFAARAARELETKSVGVCDTLSTFRQVMRCGNSPFLIVDFYRKIRKTWAEAKNTGNFLEVVNRLWMNQATLTDVLFLYYAITDEMSLLHKMGVWSHEPTKKFVDRHGVLSWEFDILLSLKNAWFSLQELNAEYSDLQIQLQVLQRSWALSQQLHSDKRGAKSATSTTVTTQLMRDLRVGPSQSEIVAARLAQLRKKRRIVYLDLGRLTFDLMANSTDVFEIQIPPGTYSALSLCSGVIGFAKLWLLAKADMIQAASEN
- a CDS encoding HCL521Cp (Syntenic homolog of Ashbya gossypii AGR225W-A; Syntenic homolog of Ashbya gossypii NOHBY750; No homolog in Saccharomyces cerevisiae), with protein sequence MSSTSTAPTHTSTPTCPGGKCHMPTDTGGTAILIGVLVPLAIIALGLGIVVYKVWKRNKREALEDYDPNFVGDAEFVPVFVGGGHYPASVPAAYPSNHDFHDWKEEASMERYTNKRE
- the CAR1 gene encoding arginase (Syntenic homolog of Ashbya gossypii AGR225C; Syntenic homolog of Saccharomyces cerevisiae YPL111W (CAR1)) codes for the protein MSAGIEYRYFKKKQATVVLAPFSGGQGKSGVEDGPKYLMRQGLKEGIETEGWEVEISEPLEGCDYEKRKLSEAEVIGKARNPTIVGEATEKIYKAVHEAAAKETMVVTLGGDHSIAIGTVSGVMEQYPDVGVIWVDAHADINTVDCTESGNLHGCPVSFLLNMKRDCWPSPFNWVPGKLRPEKIAYIGLRDVDTEEKAILRNLGITAFSMYHVDRYGINKVIEMALEAVNPGGKGPVMVSYDVDAIDPMYVPATGTPVRGGLTLREGLFIVERIAETGNLVALDIVECNPDLAAHELHVVDTVQTGCSIARCALGETLL